The following proteins are co-located in the Nomia melanderi isolate GNS246 chromosome 1, iyNomMela1, whole genome shotgun sequence genome:
- the Hsdl2 gene encoding hydroxysteroid dehydrogenase like 2 isoform X2, with protein sequence MYCRCTISTDMKKYDLMHNINTRGTFLVSKVCIPYLKKSKNPHIVNISPPLSMKPIWFKNHVAYTMAKYGMSMCVLGMAEEFKEDGIAVNAVWPKTAIHTAAIEMLSGPNADNYSRKPEIMGDAVYALICKDSRSINGQFLIDEEILKNEGINDFTNYACNPANKDNLMLDFFLEDNLAELSLQGQIEKGFGTTKADNTQSNNKLKVEQIFTAIEANLSSELVSKTGAIFQFNVKGNEAGTWYLDLKTGKGSTGKGEPSQPPDATLTMDSQNFFAMFAGKLNPATALVMGKLKIQGNLQKAMKLEKLMQSLKSKL encoded by the exons ATGTATTGTAGAT GCACAATATCCACggatatgaaaaaatatgatcTTATGCACAACATCAATACCAGAGGAACATTTTtagt GTCCAAAGTTTGCATACCATATTTGAAGAAGAGTAAGAATCCACATATAGTAAACATAAGTCCACCACTGAGTATGAAACCAATATGGTTTAAAAATCATGTTGCGTATACCATGGCAAAATATGGTATGTCAATGTGTGTTCTTGGTATGGCAGAGGAATTTAAAGAAGACGGTATTGCTGTGAATGCGGTTTGGCCAAAAACTg ctATTCATACTGCTGCAATTGAAATGTTAAGTGGTCCTAATGCAGATAATTATAGTCGTAAGCCAGAAATAATGGGAGATGCTGTTTATGCTCTAATTTGTAAAGACAGTAGATCTATCAATGGACAATTTCTGATCGATGAAGAAATACTAAAAAATGAAGGAATTAATGATTTCACTAACTACGCGTGTAATCCAG CAAATAAAGATAATTTGATGCTAGATTTTTTCTTGGAAGATAATCTAGCAGAATTAAGCCTACAGGGTCAAATAGAAAAGGGCTTTGGTACTACAAAGGCTGATAATACGCAAAGCAATAACAAATTAAAGgttgaacaaatatttactgCTATTGAGGCTAATTTAAGTAGTGAACTTGTAAGCAAAACAGGAgccatatttcaatttaatgtcAAAG gTAACGAAGCAGGTACGTGGTATTTAGACCTTAAAACTGGTAAAGGTTCAACAGGAAAAGGAGAACCAAGTCAGCCACCGGATGCCACATTAACAATGGATTCACAGAACTTTTTTGCAATGTTTGCTG GGAAATTAAATCCCGCGACGGCACTCGTGATGGGAAAATTAAAAATCCAAGGCAACCTTCAAAAGgcaatgaaattagaaaaattaatgcaaAGCTTGAAGTCTAAACTGTAA
- the LOC116426828 gene encoding superoxide dismutase [Cu-Zn], with protein sequence MNRLVILFLAVIVNSASSKTILGTPAAQGTTCATVELVAAKPHENNVTGSLNFRQEGQNGPVKIVGTIHGLAKGLHGFHVHQDGKLGNGCLDAGPHFNPHMVHHCGPDCSERHVGDLGNIWADACGTASIDITDSVISLHGDHSIVGRAIVVHSGEDDLGTGSNLESLKTGNAGGRLACGTIALECSRMD encoded by the exons ATGAATCGTTTGGTGATATTGTTTCTCGCTGTGATCGTTAACTCTGCGTCGAGTAAAACGATCTTGGGTACTCCTGCAGCTCAAGGAACGACTTGCGCGACAGTGGAGTTAGTAGCCGCTAAACCGCATGAGAACAACGTGACAGGAAGTCTAAACTTCCGTCAAGAAGGACAAAACGGTCCGGTTAAAATCGTTGGTACGATACACGGTCTCGCCAAAGGGTTACACGGTTTCCACGTGCACCAAGATGGAAAGCTAGGCAACGGCTGCCTCGATGCAGGTCCACATTTCAATCCTCATATG GTGCACCACTGTGGACCAGACTGCTCCGAAAGACACGTCGGTGATTTGGGCAACATTTGGGCAGATGCTTGTGGGACAGCTTCAATAGACATTACAGACTCTGTGATTTCCCTTCACGGTGACCACAGCATTGTTGGGCGTGCTATCGTAGTTCATTCCGGCGAAGATGACTTGGGAACCGGAAGTAACCTAGAGTCTCTGAAGACTGGAAATGCTGGAGGTCGCCTAGCTTGTGGCACCATTGCTCTTGAATGTTCAAGAATGGATTAG
- the LOC116426826 gene encoding uncharacterized protein LOC116426826 isoform X1, with protein sequence MDDKKLIAKVKEYRELYDRTAKEYHNQVLRDNIWDEIGMKIGIPAVRCKTRWSYLRDLYSKSRKNRRLNGTVRKGKPWKYETEMAFVIPFLDKSKKSNAFQGKRSSRLYGEKPAASPASKDIVSDNGKTSPTETVPNSWCTVAQSQPINPGIFVQDYSNNQPTASRDALVKYFEAIAETVRGFAPALQVKVKTEISRIVHQAEMECIQQSQSQFESLLQTGPEARYSPNNTLQYDCVLTKQEGSG encoded by the exons ATGGATGACAAAAAATTAATTGCGAAAGTGAAAGAGTACAGGGAGCTGTACGATCGTACCGCTAAGGAGTACCATAATCAGGTTCTACGGGATAATATATGGGACGAAATTGGAATGAAAATAGGAATACCAG CTGTTAGGTGCAAAACGAGATGGAGTTATCTGAGGGATCTTTATTCGAAATCTCGGAAGAACAGAAGATTGAATGGTACCGTAAGAAAGGGGAAACCGTGGAAGTACGAAACCGAGATGGCATTCGTCATTCCATTTCTCGACAAGTCGAAGAAGTCTAACGCGTTCCAAGGAAAGAGATCGTCGCGACTCTACGGTGAGAAACCCGCGGCATCACCGGCTTCCAAAGATATCGTGTCTGATAATGGAAAAACTTCGCCAACTGAAACAGTTCCGAATTCCTGGTGTACCGTTGCTCAGTCACAGCCGATTAATCCCGGTATATTCGTACAGGATTACTCGAACAACCAACCAACGGCATCTCGCGACGCTTTGGTCAAGTATTTCGAGGCAATAGCGGAAACTGTCAGGGGTTTCGCGCCCGCGCTTCAAGTCAAAGTGAAAACGGAAATATCGAGAATCGTTCACCAAGCGGAAATGGAATGTATTCAGCAGTCGCAGTCGCAATTTGAAAGTTTATTGCAGACGGGACCGGAAGCTCGGTACTCCCCTAACAATACACTGCAATACGACTGCGTTTTAACGAAACAAGAGGGATCAGGTTGA
- the LOC116426825 gene encoding L-aminoadipate-semialdehyde dehydrogenase-phosphopantetheinyl transferase has translation MVQSIRWAFKWKEWNPNEKEFSRAISCVQLEEKERLGKFVFRKDVRASLAGRLLMRKFVNEYGSIPYNKIVFTRDQNNKPILKNDTLGLSFNVSHQGDYTVLAGETRNMQLGVDIMKLEYTGGKQLAEFFRIMNRNFTCSEWDEIKGFSTNQSEQIEMFCRHWALKESYVKATGTGITIDLRTIDFKTNSKLKLNSITTDTILNKNGIKQEWLFEETLLDAQHCVAVALQENGKAPQSQNTVFEIINNDKLFVNSIPLLPVDTEYTEKYFKKEEHP, from the coding sequence ATGGTTCAAAGTATTCGATGGGCATTTAAATGGAAGGAATGGAATCCAAATGAAAAGGAATTTTCACGTGCAATTTCGTGTGTACagttagaagaaaaagaaagattagGAAAATTCGTGTTTCGTAAGGATGTTAGGGCTTCGCTTGCAGGTAGATTATTGATGAGAAAATTTGTTAACGAATATGGAAGTATTCCTTATAACAAAATAGTATTTACAAGGGATCAAAATAATAAAcctattttgaaaaatgatacTTTGGGTTTAAGTTTTAATGTATCTCATCAAGGTGATTATACAGTATTGGCAGGTGAAACAAGAAATATGCAATTAGGTGTAGATATAATGAAACTTGAATACACCGGTGGCAAACAATTGGCTGAATTCTTTCGTATAATGAATAGAAATTTTACATGTTCCGAATGGGATGAAATAAAAGGCTTCTCCACAAATCAATCAGAGCAGATTGAAATGTTTTGTAGACATTGGGCTTTAAAAGAAAGTTATGTAAAGGCCACAGGTACAGGTATTACCATTGACCTCAGAACAATTGATTTTAAGACAAATTCGAAACTTAAACTTAATTCTATTACAACTGATACAATCTTGAATAAAAATGGTATAAAACAGGAATGGTTATTCGAGGAAACATTGTTAGATGCACAGCATTGCGTTGCTGTAGCATTACAAGAAAATGGGAAAGCACCCCAATCGCAAAATACCgtctttgaaataataaataacgataaattatttgtaaatagcATTCCATTGCTTCCTGTGGATACagaatatacagaaaaatacTTTAAGAAAGAAGAACACccataa
- the LOC116426823 gene encoding S-adenosylmethionine mitochondrial carrier protein homolog, with protein sequence MTTHEEQLNLLDVKFTFISTLIAGGLAGTVVDITLFPLDTIKTRLQSELGFKKAGGCSNLYKGLFPVIIGSAPSASLFFVTYEGIKNTLLCKVPEKHHTTVYMIAASLSEMAACIIRVPVEVVKQRKQALGLKKNIVSLRLLYRGYWSTVLRDMPFSLIQFPLWEYFKKVYSLNIKRDILPIESAVCGAIAGGISAAVTTPLDVIKTRIMLAEESTKSSQLKMLRVLRNIYTKEHLQGLFAGLGPRVAWITLGGFVFFGTYEEVKAVVTKYVSRLHVFFRKSSI encoded by the exons ATGACAACACACGAGGAACAGTTAAACCTGCTTGATGTGAAATTTACTTTCATCTCAACATTAATA gcAGGAGGATTAGCTGGAACTGTTGTTGATATAACATTATTTCCATTAGACACGATAAAGACACGATTACAAAGTGAATTAGGATTTAAAAAAGCAGGAGGATGTTCTAATCTTTATAAAGGACTATTTCCTGTAATTATTGGTTCAGCACCAAgtg CATCTTTGTTTTTTGTAACTTATGAgggtattaaaaatacattactaTGCAAGGTTCCTGAAAAACATCATACCACAGTCTATATGATTGCTGCATCTTTATCTGAAATG GCAGCATGTATAATACGTGTACCAGTAGAAGTTGTAAAACAAAGGAAACAAGCATTaggtttaaagaaaaatattgtaagtCTTCGATTACTATATCGTGGATATTGGAGTACTGTATTGAGGGATATGCCTTTTAGCTTAATACAATTTCCATTGtgggaatattttaaaaaagtatatagCTTAAATATAAAGAGAGATATACTTCCGATAGAAAGTGCTGTATGTGGAGCAATTGCAG GTGGTATTTCTGCTGCTGTTACTACTCCATTGGATGTTATAAAAACAAGAATAATGCTTGCAGAAGAAAGCACAAAATCTTCACAACTGAAAATGTTGCGTGTCTTACGAAATATCTATACAAAGGAACATTTACAAGG GCTTTTTGCTGGTCTTGGTCCCCGAGTAGCATGGATAACTTTAGGGGGTTTTGTCTTTTTCGGAACTTACGAAGAAGTGAAAGCTGTAGTGACAAAATATGTTTCACGTCTACATGTATTCTTTAGAAAAAGTAGTATTTAA
- the LOC116426830 gene encoding dynein axonemal intermediate chain 3 has product MHHMRIKFNLISCRAHHCPLEVNKRIMSNESNNDEEMVDDAKEQKKFPVGIEGKNEDDRFESSTYPYNLFDEEEDEGASKLDKEWDVDGEEKSLSRETIDWEKEAKRTVQLDIEPRPRRRTIYELDSYGASGPSAVDILKLNSMDTEPEPPKEFRYSTSMGMPGIARINLSALTQKVIGCVIGENVSTEYPWVYVRKEIIEDNIDLHEESSDFLPVKEEIREFPDEKILIGYVPSLTEEGQFYICLTPEGQDAVTEYIRKEREEHENRVRNTVYKPLGQWEELGSSVEVETTIVTKTRPLLEIEYVSAGDMLNVQLDLVDRAADDRKDGYIELLPYRQTFENISRKLMYNASQVTPNVRDVDAQTIVSTAANCWSQYGYEYESPDISSFTEEQLDQFRNFLRRFTNELCDQILLNAMWDIYTNDYMNLVRDVRDTQWSVPERYKEHLSFHDGTRVVEKVINDLSWHPLWTGVLFAAYTRYSKSHRLVGPKSYEDILKTDDDNYVLVWSFNDTLTPKLILECPREVTAVATNPLDANLIVGGCGNGQIVIWHIPGKIEQIETVIVQTPAQVKYRLAIRNLTTWLRQVSATHAIKPTAVSSLKESQKGSITHISWLSSYDAVDENGAIRSLPEDTPIDDLSVQFVTSSEDGTIAFWDLKRQKFEKETQRITKRKGTIKRPETLRSASPYRHLDRIFRPHYLLLVHHPNVSRRVAISTLSIFVPQFEKKRVDLAPPTRDITIRRFFKNIVEKPDYETLPSIFVGTVEGDFGCVSWKGYEFSTGVTVNTETCEWSWCKKVHDGPITHAIRPGTLNDVIATIGGKIFAIWKDTFDTPLMWKKSTVGYTAGSWGSFRPTVLILARMDGSIEIWDFIVKSEEPVITQSLSGRIITGIYTHLLHLNPQCVGFCDFNGTLRMFLPPVTFLKHDRTNEQWMSNFIKRQLIRIENRTNWQNNWRNTHRQLIEEKRKLIEHITEKKQLEQMEKVKDQLTEAELTAVEIAKTSKPWEMIEEARERWKAMELKHMQQVLLEKKGLRKDDLERQREPILKMREESRRKKEKLQETLDTQGVIFEHTISVFFPERQVESRQASTGPVTQSVSRRTHIDTTLADTILQGEILQATSYVDPDEEILRNFIETQTKMLTFLQQNPLIHTFDWRKTLREGKSRRLTVHYKI; this is encoded by the exons ATGCACCATATGCGAATAAAGTTCAATTTAATATCATGCCGAGCACACCATTGTCCACTCGAA GTTAATAAACGCATAATGAGCAACGAATCGAACAATGACGAAGAGATGGTCGACGATGCGAAAGAACAGAAGAAATTTCCTGTCGGAATAGAAGGGAAGAACGAGGACGATCGGTTTGAAAGTTCCACTTACCCCTACAACTTATTCGACGAAGAGGAAGATGAGGGTGCGTCGAAACTCGACAAGGAATGGGACGTCGACGGAGAAGAAAAAT CCCTGTCCAGAGAGACGATCGATTGGGAGAAGGAGGCCAAGAGAACGGTGCAGCTCGACATCGAGCCAAGGCCAAGACGTAGAACCATCTACGAACTCGATTCGTACGGGGCTTCCGGTCCTTCGGCCGTCGACATCCTCAAACTGAATTCGATGGACACTGAACCGGAGCCACCGAAAGAATTTCGATACTCGACATCAATG GGTATGCCAGGAATAGCAAGGATAAATTTATCGGCGTTGACGCAAAAAGTGATCGGTTGCGTGATAGGAGAGAACGTTAGCACAGAGTACCCCTGGGTGTACGTCAGAAAGGAGATTATCGAAGACAACATAGATCTTCACGAAGAGAGCAGTGATTTCCTGCCGGTGAAAGAGGAAATTCGCGAGTTTCCGGACGAGAAGATACTTATCGGTTACGTGCCGTCGCTGACCGAAGAGGGTCAATTTTACATCTGTTTGACTCCCGAGGGGCAAGACGCTGTCACGGAGTACATCAGAAAGGAGAGGGAGGAGCACGAGAACCGCGTTAGGAACACGGTGTACAAACCATTGGGCCAATGGGAGGAACTCGGGAGTAGCGTTGAAGTCGAGACCACTATCGTCACCAAGACGAGACCGCTGTTAGAGATCGAG TACGTATCTGCCGGTGACATGCTCAACGTACAATTGGATCTGGTGGACAGAGCAGCGGACGATCGGAAAGACGGATACATCGAACTCCTTCCCTATCGGCAgacctttgaaaatatttcacggaAATTGATGTACAATGCGTCCCAGGTAACACCGAACGTCCGGGACGTCGATGCTCAGACGATCGTCTCGACGGCCGCGAACTGCTGGAGTCAATACGGATACGAGTACGAGTCTCCGGACATTTCGTCCTTCACCGAGGAACAGTTGGATCAGTTCCGAAACTTTCTGCGTCGTTTCACGAACGAACTGTGCGACCAA ATTCTGTTGAACGCTATGTGGGACATTTACACGAACGATTACATGAATTTGGTGCGGGACGTAAGGGACACGCAATGGTCTGTCCCAGAAAGATACAAGGAACACTTGAGCTTTCACGACGGTACCCGTGTGGTAGAGAAGGTGATCAACGATCTTTCGTGGCATCCATTGTGGACCGGGGTTCTCTTCGCCGCGTACACGCGGTATTCCAAGAGTCATCGTCTAGTTGGCCCTAAATCATACGAGGAT ATATTGAAGACCGACGACGACAATTACGTCCTGGTGTGGTCGTTCAATGATACCTTAACGCCGAAATTGATTCTAGAATGCCCAAGGGAGGTGACTGCAGTCGCCACGAATCCATTGGACGCGAATCTGATCGTAGGTGGCTGCGGGAATGGGCAGA TTGTAATTTGGCATATCCCCGGGAAAATCGAGCAGATCGAGACGGTGATCGTGCAGACTCCGGCTCAAGTGAAGTACAGGCTCGCTATAAGGAATCTGACCACGTGGCTGCGACAAGTATCCGCGACCCACGCAATTAAACCTACCGCGGTGTCCTCCTTGAAAGAAAGTCAAAAAGGCTCCATAACTCACATATCATGGCTCTCGTCTTACGATGCCGTCGATGAGAACGGCGCGATAAGATCGTTACCGGAGGATACTCCGATAGACGATTTAAGCGTTCAGTTCGTTACCTCGAGCGAAGACGGAACAATCGCGTTCTGGGATCTGAA GCGACAGAAATTCGAGAAAGAAACGCAACGGATCACGAAGAGAAAGGGAACGATCAAGCGGCCCGAGACGTTGCGATCCGCATCGCCGTACAGACATCTCGATCGTATCTTCCGACCGCACTATTTACTGCTGGTCCATCATCCGAATGTCAGTCGTAGGGTGGCAATTTCCACTCTCAGCATCTTCGTGCCGCAATTCGAGAAGAAGCGAGTCGATCTCGCCCCACCCACGAGGGACATTACCATTAGAAGGTTCTTTAAAAACATAGTCGAGAAACCGGATTACGAAACGCTGCCGAGCATATTCGTTGGCACCGTCGAAG GTGATTTCGGTTGCGTCAGCTGGAAAGGATACGAGTTCTCCACCGGTGTGaccgttaacactgaaacttgCGAATGGTCCTGGTGCAAGAAGGTACACGATGGCCCGATAACTCACGCCATCAGACCTGGAACGTTGAACGATGTTATAGCGACGATAGGCGGAAAGATATTTGCCATTTGGAAGGATACCTTCGATACGCCATTGATGTGGAAAAAATCAACTGTCGG ATACACAGCCGGTTCATGGGGCAGTTTCCGTCCCACGGTTTTGATCCTGGCAAGAATGGATGGAAGCATCGAGATTTGGGACTTTATAGTGAAAAGCGAGGAGCCTGTTATCACGCAGAGTCTATCCGGTCGCATAATCACAGGGATTTATACCCATCTGTTGCACTTGAACCCGCAGTGCGTAGGATTCTGCGATTTCAACGGCACCTTGAGAATGTTCCTGCCTCCGGTCACGTTTCTTAAACACGACAGGACTAACGAGCAGTGGATGAGCAATTTTATCAAGCGGCAGCTGATCAGG ATAGAGAATCGTACCAATTGGCAGAATAACTGGCGAAACACGCACCGTCAGCTCATCGAAGAGAAGCGAAAGCTAATAGAGCATATCACGGAAAAGAAGCAACTGGAACAGATGGAGAAGGTTAAAGATCAATTAACGGAGGCGGAGCTGACTGCGGTGGAAATAGCGAAGACGTCG AAACCATGGGAAATGATCGAAGAGGCACGCGAACGGTGGAAAGCGATGGAACTGAAGCACATGCAACAAGTACTTCTAGAGAAGAAGGGTTTGAGGAAAGACGATCTGGAAAGACAACGAGAGCCCATTCTGAAGATGCGAGAGGAGTCacggaggaagaaagagaagctCCAGGAGACACTGGACACGCAAGGGGTGATTTTCGAGCACACGATTAGCGTGTTCTTTCCGGAGCGCCAAGTGGAAAGCAGACAAGCCTCGACAGGCCCGGTGACGCAGTCCGTTTCAAGGAGAACCCATATAGACACAACGCTGGCGGACACGATACTACAAGGAGAAATCTTACAG GCCACGTCTTATGTCGATCCGGACGAAGAGATTCTGCGCAATTTTATCGAGACGCAGACGAAAATGCTGACGTTCCTTCAACAAAATCCACTGATCCACACGTTCGATTGGCGGAAAACGTTGCGAGAAGGAAAATCCCGGCGACTTACCGTGCATTACAAGATTTGA
- the Hsdl2 gene encoding hydroxysteroid dehydrogenase like 2 isoform X1, producing MINTGKLAGRTIFITGASRGIGKSIALKAAKDGANIVIAAKTAEPHPKLPGTIYTAAAEIEEAGGKALPCIVDVRDEAQVVSAVEKAFNKFGGIDVVINNASAISLTGTISTDMKKYDLMHNINTRGTFLVSKVCIPYLKKSKNPHIVNISPPLSMKPIWFKNHVAYTMAKYGMSMCVLGMAEEFKEDGIAVNAVWPKTAIHTAAIEMLSGPNADNYSRKPEIMGDAVYALICKDSRSINGQFLIDEEILKNEGINDFTNYACNPANKDNLMLDFFLEDNLAELSLQGQIEKGFGTTKADNTQSNNKLKVEQIFTAIEANLSSELVSKTGAIFQFNVKGNEAGTWYLDLKTGKGSTGKGEPSQPPDATLTMDSQNFFAMFAGKLNPATALVMGKLKIQGNLQKAMKLEKLMQSLKSKL from the exons ATGATCAATACTGG AAAACTCGCTGGTCGCACGATTTTTATTACTGGGGCGTCAAGAGGTATTGGGAAAAGTATTGCTTTAAAAGCTGCAAAAGATGGGGCAAATATTGTTATTGCAGCCAAGACTGCTGAACCACATCCAAAACTACCAGGCACAATATATACTGCAGCTGcagaaa TTGAGGAAGCAGGTGGAAAAGCGTTACCATGTATTGTAGATGTAAGGGACGAAGCGCAAGTAGTTTCAGCAGTAGAGAAAGCATTTAATAAATTTGGTGGTATTGATGTAGTTATTAATAATGCGAGTGCAATTTCTTTAACAGGCACAATATCCACggatatgaaaaaatatgatcTTATGCACAACATCAATACCAGAGGAACATTTTtagt GTCCAAAGTTTGCATACCATATTTGAAGAAGAGTAAGAATCCACATATAGTAAACATAAGTCCACCACTGAGTATGAAACCAATATGGTTTAAAAATCATGTTGCGTATACCATGGCAAAATATGGTATGTCAATGTGTGTTCTTGGTATGGCAGAGGAATTTAAAGAAGACGGTATTGCTGTGAATGCGGTTTGGCCAAAAACTg ctATTCATACTGCTGCAATTGAAATGTTAAGTGGTCCTAATGCAGATAATTATAGTCGTAAGCCAGAAATAATGGGAGATGCTGTTTATGCTCTAATTTGTAAAGACAGTAGATCTATCAATGGACAATTTCTGATCGATGAAGAAATACTAAAAAATGAAGGAATTAATGATTTCACTAACTACGCGTGTAATCCAG CAAATAAAGATAATTTGATGCTAGATTTTTTCTTGGAAGATAATCTAGCAGAATTAAGCCTACAGGGTCAAATAGAAAAGGGCTTTGGTACTACAAAGGCTGATAATACGCAAAGCAATAACAAATTAAAGgttgaacaaatatttactgCTATTGAGGCTAATTTAAGTAGTGAACTTGTAAGCAAAACAGGAgccatatttcaatttaatgtcAAAG gTAACGAAGCAGGTACGTGGTATTTAGACCTTAAAACTGGTAAAGGTTCAACAGGAAAAGGAGAACCAAGTCAGCCACCGGATGCCACATTAACAATGGATTCACAGAACTTTTTTGCAATGTTTGCTG GGAAATTAAATCCCGCGACGGCACTCGTGATGGGAAAATTAAAAATCCAAGGCAACCTTCAAAAGgcaatgaaattagaaaaattaatgcaaAGCTTGAAGTCTAAACTGTAA
- the LOC116426826 gene encoding uncharacterized protein LOC116426826 isoform X2, translated as MGRNWNENRNTRCKTRWSYLRDLYSKSRKNRRLNGTVRKGKPWKYETEMAFVIPFLDKSKKSNAFQGKRSSRLYGEKPAASPASKDIVSDNGKTSPTETVPNSWCTVAQSQPINPGIFVQDYSNNQPTASRDALVKYFEAIAETVRGFAPALQVKVKTEISRIVHQAEMECIQQSQSQFESLLQTGPEARYSPNNTLQYDCVLTKQEGSG; from the exons ATGGGACGAAATTGGAATGAAAATAGGAATACCAG GTGCAAAACGAGATGGAGTTATCTGAGGGATCTTTATTCGAAATCTCGGAAGAACAGAAGATTGAATGGTACCGTAAGAAAGGGGAAACCGTGGAAGTACGAAACCGAGATGGCATTCGTCATTCCATTTCTCGACAAGTCGAAGAAGTCTAACGCGTTCCAAGGAAAGAGATCGTCGCGACTCTACGGTGAGAAACCCGCGGCATCACCGGCTTCCAAAGATATCGTGTCTGATAATGGAAAAACTTCGCCAACTGAAACAGTTCCGAATTCCTGGTGTACCGTTGCTCAGTCACAGCCGATTAATCCCGGTATATTCGTACAGGATTACTCGAACAACCAACCAACGGCATCTCGCGACGCTTTGGTCAAGTATTTCGAGGCAATAGCGGAAACTGTCAGGGGTTTCGCGCCCGCGCTTCAAGTCAAAGTGAAAACGGAAATATCGAGAATCGTTCACCAAGCGGAAATGGAATGTATTCAGCAGTCGCAGTCGCAATTTGAAAGTTTATTGCAGACGGGACCGGAAGCTCGGTACTCCCCTAACAATACACTGCAATACGACTGCGTTTTAACGAAACAAGAGGGATCAGGTTGA